One window of uncultured Methanoregula sp. genomic DNA carries:
- a CDS encoding glycosyltransferase has protein sequence MEKSNLIVLSDHYLTFVKDQVESLAGAFDHIHVLVRYNPVAEISNYLPVNRLKSFRKSALVDLEGKPGNITVHLIPVFFLPLDSEYKNLGKRYFNIIEKYLEMHKISGDLVHAHFLWPNGYAAIRLKEKFNIPVVVTAHGYDIYDLPFRDSAWREKIKDVLDRSDWIITVSRSNLDCIHTLGTTTPSWVIPNGFRGDLFFPMDKRSCREKLGLPLDRKIILSIGNLVEEKGQKFLIEAVANLVDHRDDIICILIGRGSLKRDLMARIRSLHLENHFLMAGGKPHNELPLWINACDIFVFPSLKESFGVVQIEAMACGKPVVATFNGGSEEIITPAVGVLIQPGSAGMLTDSIASAFAASWDEKTIHDYAMDYSWERLSVGIQQIYEKLIRSRGIHGK, from the coding sequence ATGGAAAAAAGTAACCTGATCGTACTATCGGATCATTACCTGACCTTTGTGAAAGACCAGGTGGAATCGCTGGCCGGAGCATTTGATCACATCCATGTCCTGGTCAGGTATAACCCGGTTGCAGAGATATCGAATTATTTACCGGTAAACCGGCTGAAATCTTTTAGGAAATCGGCCCTTGTTGATCTGGAAGGCAAACCCGGAAATATTACGGTACACCTGATCCCCGTCTTCTTTCTCCCTCTGGATTCCGAATACAAAAATCTCGGTAAACGGTATTTCAACATTATCGAAAAATATCTCGAAATGCACAAGATTTCCGGAGATTTGGTCCATGCACACTTTCTCTGGCCGAACGGATATGCAGCTATCCGGCTCAAGGAGAAATTCAATATTCCCGTCGTCGTGACCGCTCATGGGTATGATATCTATGATCTCCCCTTCAGGGATTCTGCATGGAGAGAAAAGATCAAAGATGTCCTGGATCGTTCCGACTGGATAATTACCGTAAGCCGCAGCAATCTGGACTGCATCCACACGTTGGGAACCACTACGCCGTCATGGGTGATTCCAAACGGATTCCGGGGCGACCTCTTCTTTCCCATGGATAAACGGTCCTGCAGGGAAAAACTGGGATTACCTCTGGACCGGAAAATTATCCTGTCCATCGGGAATCTTGTTGAAGAAAAGGGACAGAAATTCCTGATTGAGGCCGTGGCGAATCTTGTCGATCACCGCGATGATATCATCTGCATTTTAATCGGCAGAGGGTCTCTTAAACGGGATCTCATGGCCCGGATCCGTTCTCTGCATCTTGAAAACCATTTCCTGATGGCTGGCGGGAAACCCCACAACGAACTCCCTCTCTGGATTAATGCCTGTGATATCTTTGTTTTTCCCAGCCTGAAAGAAAGTTTCGGGGTTGTCCAGATTGAGGCAATGGCTTGCGGGAAACCTGTTGTGGCAACTTTCAACGGGGGAAGTGAAGAGATCATTACCCCCGCGGTAGGAGTTCTTATCCAACCCGGCAGCGCCGGGATGCTGACCGATAGTATTGCATCTGCGTTTGCTGCATCATGGGACGAAAAAACCATCCATGATTATGCCATGGATTACTCCTGGGAACGTCTTTCAGTCGGGATTCAGCAGATATACGAGAAATTAATCCGGAGCCGTGGGATTCATGGAAAATGA
- a CDS encoding PHP domain-containing protein: MDDLIADFHIHSKYSHDSLMSPERIVKRAKKAGLTAIAITDHDTIRGGKAALDAGKQWGIRVVVGSEVRTDAGDIIGLNLTEEIKSREWQSVLEEIRSQGGIAVLPHPYRDHIHPEATAGQVDFIEVWNSRCTTAENDDARQLAASCSKPGLFGSDAHSPEEIGLVKIRVNPESFEIREVICANKTSAGSLRKSQIVSHLKRGELRTLVKRGTGFLWKKVT, from the coding sequence ATGGACGACCTCATTGCTGACTTCCATATCCATTCAAAATATTCCCATGATTCGCTCATGTCTCCTGAGCGTATTGTAAAACGGGCAAAAAAAGCCGGGCTTACGGCTATTGCCATCACGGACCACGATACCATCCGTGGTGGAAAAGCAGCTCTGGATGCCGGGAAACAATGGGGAATTCGCGTAGTGGTTGGTTCGGAAGTCCGGACTGATGCCGGGGATATCATTGGTCTCAATCTGACCGAAGAGATCAAAAGCCGTGAATGGCAATCGGTTCTTGAGGAAATACGATCCCAGGGAGGAATTGCAGTATTGCCTCACCCGTACCGGGACCATATTCATCCGGAAGCGACAGCAGGACAGGTTGATTTTATTGAAGTCTGGAATTCCCGTTGTACGACCGCTGAAAATGATGATGCCCGGCAGCTTGCTGCATCCTGCTCGAAACCGGGTCTGTTTGGCAGTGATGCCCATTCCCCTGAGGAAATCGGGCTCGTGAAAATCCGGGTCAATCCAGAATCTTTCGAAATTCGCGAAGTCATCTGTGCAAATAAGACCTCTGCCGGGAGCCTGCGGAAAAGCCAGATCGTCAGCCATCTGAAACGGGGTGAATTACGGACTCTTGTCAAACGAGGAACCGGCTTTTTATGGAAAAAAGTAACCTGA
- a CDS encoding ATP-grasp domain-containing protein codes for MKVLLTDGNFKHTLAAVRSLGKRGIDVTVLSHIPVSISFYSKYCSHHAIAPDPERDPRFADFLLEYVKNNKFDVLLPISFAAVMQVSRIRKELEPYVKIPLALDSALEIAGNKDRTIHYAGELGVRIPKTWYPRNESDVASIAREVSYPAVIKGSEESGFVRYANSPPELSDNYRMIERYSPVIQEYINGDGYGFFALYNHGKARAIFMHKRIREYPVTGGPSAVAESVYDPALRDAGLRILDSLNWHGVAMVEFKKDQKTGQFVLMEINPKFWGSLGLAIEAGVDFPYLACRMELEGDIEPVCQYPTGVKYRWLFPADLFHAITDPHTIPQFLRDFGDRSVRYDIDIHDPAPTFMQIGMTVAELVLRLKQKRFWRPHGRPHC; via the coding sequence ATGAAAGTTCTGCTGACCGACGGGAATTTCAAACATACGCTGGCCGCCGTACGTTCCCTGGGGAAACGGGGGATCGATGTCACGGTACTTTCCCATATCCCGGTCAGTATCTCATTTTATTCAAAATATTGCAGTCACCATGCCATTGCTCCCGATCCTGAGAGAGATCCACGGTTTGCAGATTTTTTGCTGGAATATGTTAAGAATAACAAATTCGATGTTCTCCTCCCGATTAGTTTTGCTGCTGTGATGCAGGTGTCCCGGATCCGAAAGGAACTGGAACCGTATGTAAAAATACCTCTTGCCCTCGATTCCGCACTCGAAATTGCCGGAAACAAGGATCGCACCATCCATTATGCCGGGGAACTCGGAGTTCGCATTCCAAAAACCTGGTATCCCCGGAATGAATCGGATGTTGCATCAATTGCCCGGGAAGTCTCGTATCCTGCGGTAATCAAAGGCTCTGAAGAATCAGGATTTGTCCGGTATGCAAATTCTCCCCCGGAGTTATCCGATAACTACCGGATGATAGAGAGATATTCCCCGGTCATCCAGGAGTATATAAACGGTGATGGTTACGGGTTTTTCGCCCTTTATAACCATGGGAAAGCCCGGGCGATCTTCATGCATAAACGTATCCGTGAGTATCCGGTTACGGGTGGACCCAGCGCAGTTGCGGAGAGCGTGTATGACCCGGCTCTGCGGGATGCCGGACTCCGTATTCTCGACAGCCTGAACTGGCATGGCGTTGCAATGGTGGAATTCAAAAAGGATCAAAAAACGGGCCAGTTCGTGCTCATGGAGATCAATCCCAAGTTCTGGGGATCGCTGGGGCTGGCCATTGAGGCAGGCGTGGATTTCCCGTACCTTGCCTGCCGTATGGAACTTGAGGGGGATATCGAGCCGGTCTGCCAGTACCCGACCGGTGTGAAATACCGCTGGCTCTTCCCGGCGGATCTCTTCCATGCGATAACCGACCCCCACACAATTCCGCAGTTTCTCCGGGATTTTGGTGATCGGTCCGTGCGGTACGATATAGATATTCATGATCCCGCGCCCACCTTTATGCAGATAGGCATGACCGTTGCGGAGCTTGTGCTCCGGTTAAAACAAAAGCGGTTCTGGAGACCTCATGGACGACCTCATTGCTGA